A DNA window from Loxodonta africana isolate mLoxAfr1 chromosome 7, mLoxAfr1.hap2, whole genome shotgun sequence contains the following coding sequences:
- the LOC100662338 gene encoding olfactory receptor 5B12-like, producing the protein MENISEVTEFILVGLTDALELQVPLFLIFTLIYFITLVGNLGITVLILLDSHLHTPMYFFLSNLSLVDCVYASAVTPKVMVGFLTGDKIISYNVCAAQMFFFAAFATIESFLLASMAFDRCTAVCKPLHYTTTMTSTVCALLVTGSYICGLLQSSIHVAFTFHLSFCHSNVVNHFFCDIPPLLALSCSDIYTNEILLVTLAACTVSFTLLVILNSYLLIFIAILRLHSAEGRKKAFSTCASHLTTVSIFYGTIIFMYLQPTSNHSMDTDKMASVFYTMMIPMLNPLVYSLRNKEIKSAFKKVAEKVKSSLGLSY; encoded by the coding sequence ATGGAGAACATCTCGGAGGTGACTGAATTCATTCTTGTGGGGTTAACAGATGCCCTAGAGCTACAGGTccctttatttttaatcttcacaCTCATTTACTTCATCACTCTGGTTGGGAACCTGGGGATAACTGTGTTGATTCTGTTAGACTCTcatctccacacccccatgtactttttccttagCAACCTCTCCCTGGTGGACTGTGTTTATGCCTCGGCGGTCACACCCAAGGTGATGGTGGGGTTCCTCACAGGAGATAAGATCATCTCCTACAATGTATGTGCTGCCCAGATGTTCTTCTTTGCAGCCTTTGCCACTATTGAAAGTTTCCTCCTGGCTTCCATGGCCTTTGACCGCTGCACAGCAGTGTGTAAACCCCTGCATTACACCACCACCATGACAAGTACTGTGTGTGCGCTACTGGTCACTGGCTCCTACATCTGTGGACTCCTGCAATCTTCTATCCATGTTGCCTTCACGTTCCACCTCTCTTTCTGTCATTCCAATGTGgttaatcactttttctgtgacatCCCCCCACTGCTGGCTCTCTCTTGTTCTGATATCTACACAAATGAGATCCTGCTCGTCACCTTGGCAGCTTGCACTGTCTCTTTTACTCTCTTGGTTATCTTGAACTCTTACCTGTTGATTTTTATTGCTATCCTGAGATTGCACTCAGCTGAGGGAAGAAAGAAGGCCTTTTCCACCTGTGCTTCCCACCTCACCACTGTCTCCATCTTCTATGGGACAATCATCTTCATGTACTTACAGCCAACTTCCAATCATTCCATGGACACAGACAAAATGGCATCTGTGTTCTATACTATGATGATCCCGATGCTGAACCCTCTGGtttacagcctgaggaacaaggaAATCAAGAGTGCATTCAAGAAGGTTGCTGAAAAAGTAAAGTCTTCCTTGGGGTTATCCTATTAA